In one window of Halomarina pelagica DNA:
- a CDS encoding aldo/keto reductase — MVQQRELTPSDVPAASGMPMLGLGTWQNDDAEQCAESVATALEMGYRHVDTAQAYGNEEAVGEGIARADVARDDVFLATKLWIDNLASEDVLETTRESVDRLGVDSLDLLYVHWPAREYDPADTLGALTELQDEGLIERIGVSNFEPEHLETAQDACEAPILANQVEIHPLLQQKELREYCEGEGIELVAYSPLARGKVFDDPTLSDIAEKHDASEAQVSLAWLREKGVTAIPKATSEDHLRDNWGSLALALDDEDVRRIDDIGREDRQVHPSFAPDSW; from the coding sequence ATGGTCCAACAGCGTGAGCTTACGCCGTCCGACGTGCCGGCCGCGAGCGGGATGCCGATGCTCGGCCTCGGCACCTGGCAGAACGACGACGCGGAGCAGTGCGCGGAGAGCGTCGCGACGGCCCTGGAGATGGGCTACCGCCACGTCGACACGGCGCAGGCCTACGGCAACGAGGAGGCCGTCGGCGAGGGGATTGCACGCGCGGACGTCGCGCGGGACGACGTCTTCCTCGCGACGAAGCTGTGGATCGACAATCTCGCGTCCGAGGACGTGCTGGAGACGACTCGCGAGAGCGTGGATCGCCTCGGCGTCGACTCGCTCGACCTGCTCTACGTCCACTGGCCCGCGCGGGAGTACGACCCGGCCGACACGCTCGGCGCGCTCACCGAACTCCAGGACGAGGGCCTCATCGAGCGCATCGGGGTGAGCAACTTCGAACCCGAGCACCTCGAAACGGCGCAGGACGCCTGCGAAGCGCCGATATTGGCGAATCAGGTCGAGATCCACCCGCTGCTCCAGCAGAAGGAACTCCGCGAGTACTGCGAGGGCGAGGGCATCGAACTCGTCGCGTACTCGCCGCTCGCGCGCGGGAAGGTCTTCGACGATCCCACCCTGTCCGACATCGCGGAGAAGCACGACGCGAGCGAGGCGCAGGTCAGCCTCGCGTGGCTCCGCGAGAAGGGCGTCACCGCCATCCCCAAGGCGACGAGCGAGGACCACCTCCGCGACAACTGGGGATCGCTCGCGCTCGCACTCGACGACGAGGACGTCCGTCGCATCGACGACATCG